GAATGTCGTCCAGCCGCTTAAGTGGTGCCTCGAGATCGATCTCGAGATCCGGATGCAGTAAAACTGCTATTTCGTATTGGTTCATCACCAACTCCTCTCTTTGGACTCCGCCCCGCACTTGAAAACGTTAACGAAAGCCAAGCCGTTTCTTGAGCTCGACTAAACCACGACCGTAACGCTTTAGTTCGCGTTCTCGCTCTAAAGCCAGGGCTTTCGATGGGAACGCTTCGTAATAGACGAGCTCCCATGGAATGCCACTCTTAGTCGCTTTACTGCGACCTAGGTTGTGTTGTTTGAATCGCTGCTTGAGATCTGCCGTGGAGCCGATATAAAAAGACTCATCTTTCTGACTCTGCAACAGGTACACAATAGTACATGAAGCGATTCTAACATAACGTTTTCAGGTGCGGGGAGAAAGGTTAACTTTATATCCAGCCTATTATACCAGATATCCGCCCCATAACTCAATCTGTTCTCTCTGGCGCCTCAGCTACCCGCACCGTACGCTCTTCCGTCGTGGTCCGCCCCATACTACTCCGAGCAACCAGCGTGAAGGTATAGGTACCTTCATCTAGGGTAACCTGATGACTAAAGCTACCGTCGTCCGCGACTATAATCGGCTGGCCGTCAATCGTCACCTCACTACCTAGACTGGTAGTGCCAGTAATAACGATCTCTCGGCTATAAATGGTCTGATCCTGAGTCGGAAACTCCACATGGAGCTGCGGGTTACCGGCCAGCAGAAGAACTTGCCAGATAATGTAGGCGATAACAGCAGCAATACCCAGCAAAATACTAGCCTGCTTGATTAGACTGGTAGTAACTATCGGTGCACCCACCTTACCATCTAGCCGCAACGGGCGCAGACGTCTGCTCTCCCCTCTACCTTCGCGGAAAAGCCGCTCGCTATACTCTGGAGACAGGCCGACGTACTGAGCATAGCTACGCAACTTACCTCGCGTATATACGTCATCACTGAGAGCGGAAGTGTCGCCCGCCTCAAGCTGGGCGATGAATTCAGTGCTGATTCCCAGGGCTCGACTCACCTGCTCCGGACTTTTCTCCCGTTTCTCTCGCGCTTGCCGTAACTGTTGAGAGAGGTCGACTTTAGAGCTCATCGTCTCCCATAATCTCAGACACATCTCTAACTAGGACGTCACGCGGACGAGAACCGTCGGGACCGGAAACGATTCCCTGTTCCTCCAG
Above is a genomic segment from Candidatus Saccharimonadales bacterium containing:
- a CDS encoding GIY-YIG nuclease family protein; its protein translation is MQSQKDESFYIGSTADLKQRFKQHNLGRSKATKSGIPWELVYYEAFPSKALALERERELKRYGRGLVELKKRLGFR
- a CDS encoding helix-turn-helix domain-containing protein; its protein translation is MSSKVDLSQQLRQAREKREKSPEQVSRALGISTEFIAQLEAGDTSALSDDVYTRGKLRSYAQYVGLSPEYSERLFREGRGESRRLRPLRLDGKVGAPIVTTSLIKQASILLGIAAVIAYIIWQVLLLAGNPQLHVEFPTQDQTIYSREIVITGTTSLGSEVTIDGQPIIVADDGSFSHQVTLDEGTYTFTLVARSSMGRTTTEERTVRVAEAPERTD